In the genome of Chrysemys picta bellii isolate R12L10 chromosome 19, ASM1138683v2, whole genome shotgun sequence, one region contains:
- the LOC135976558 gene encoding fibrinogen-like protein 1-like protein isoform X3 — MGFQSSSLLFLSALSMMALLCVAPVQGNGALDHKKVKRGFPKDCSNIPRDSPSGVHVIQPAGSPPRVVWCDMDTEGKGWTVVQRNSYNTEITWKESWSTYKYGFGNVQQDYWLGNEYLSLLTRQNIYKVRFVVEDKSNNTRYAEYDIFSVEDEPSGYPLRLGRYSGDGEDYLTTYHSGLGGIHDNMKFSTTDKDQDQASGNCASSYGGWWYDKCQNVLLNGKGYIYWAGFCKSGECRSSLILVKPTDWVRQEEPILLGSRCR, encoded by the exons ggttccagtccagctctctcctgtttctgtctgcgctgtccatgatggcgctcctttgcgtagcccccgtgcagggcaacggggccctggACCACAAGAAGGTCaagaggg ggttccccaaagactgcagcaacattcccagggacagccccagcggggtccatgtcatccagccggcaggctctccccctcgagtggtgtggtgtgacatggacaccgaaggcaaaggctggaccgttgtgcagagaaattcttacaacacagagatcacctggaaggagtcctggagcacctacaagtacggctttgggaacgtgcagcaggattactggctgggcaacgagtacctgtccctgctcacgcggcagaacatctacaaggtccgctttgtcgtggaggacaaatccaacaacacccgctacgcagagtacgacatcttcagtgtcgaggatgagcccagcgggtacccgctgagactgggcaggtactctggggacggcgaggactatctcaccacctaccactccggcctggggggcatacacgacaacatgaagttcagcacgactgacaaggatcaggaccaggccagtgggaattgcgcaagtagctatggaggctggtggtacgacaagtgtcagaacgtcctgctcaatgggaaaggctacatctactgggcagggttctgtaagagtggggagtgcaggtcttccctcatcctggttaaacCAACAGactgggtccggcaggaggagcccatcctccttgggagccggtgccgctga